The genomic stretch TTAACTTTAGATTTTTTTCTAATTCCGGCAGTATCTACAAGATTAAAATCGAAACCAAATCTATTATATTTTGTATCTATAGAATCTCTAGTTGTACCTGCAATATTGGTAACTATATTTCTGTCTTTACCAATTAAGGCATTTATAAATGACGATTTACCTGCGTTTGGTCTACCAACTACGGCAAATCTTGGTAACTCTTCTTTTTCTAAATCAACTTCTTCTGGTTCGGGCATTTTTTCTGTAATTGCATCTAAAATGTCTCCGGTACCACTACCGTTAATAGAAGAAATTGTATGGTAATCTCCTAAACCTAAGTTGTAAAATTCAACAGCATCTGCATCTCGCATTGCATTGTCTACTTTGTTAACTGTTAAGAAAATTGGTTTTTTAACTTTACGTAAAAGTTTTGCAACTTCAGCATCCATAGGTGTTATACCTTCTTCTACATCTACAACAAAAACAATAATATCTGCTTCTTCTATAGCTAAAGCTACTTGTTTTCTAATTTCTTCTTCAAAAATATCATCAGAACCAATAGTATAACCACCTGTATCTATAACAGAAAATTCTTTTCCGTTCCAGTCAGATTTTCCATAATGTCTATCACGTGTAACTCCACTTACAGAATCTACAATTGCTTCTCTTCTTTGTACAAGTCTATTAAAAAGTGTCGACTTTCCTACATTTGGTCTTCCTACAATGGCAACAATACTATTCATTTTGAATTCTAATTTTTTGCAAAGATACAATTTAAGGTTGTAAGAAAGATACTAAAAAAAGAAGTCTTTAAAAAACAAAAAACCAGCAAGTTAAATTGCTGGTTTTATTTTAATTAAAAGTAGTAATT from Polaribacter marinaquae encodes the following:
- the der gene encoding ribosome biogenesis GTPase Der; the protein is MNSIVAIVGRPNVGKSTLFNRLVQRREAIVDSVSGVTRDRHYGKSDWNGKEFSVIDTGGYTIGSDDIFEEEIRKQVALAIEEADIIVFVVDVEEGITPMDAEVAKLLRKVKKPIFLTVNKVDNAMRDADAVEFYNLGLGDYHTISSINGSGTGDILDAITEKMPEPEEVDLEKEELPRFAVVGRPNAGKSSFINALIGKDRNIVTNIAGTTRDSIDTKYNRFGFDFNLVDTAGIRKKSKVKEDLEFYSVMRAVRSIEYSDVIVLVVDATRGFEGQDQNIFWLAEKNRKGVVILINKWDLIEKETNTMRDFEAMVRKQIEPFTDVPIVFISALTKQRLFKAIETAVEVFEKRKFKIPTSKLNDAMLDIVKSYPPPAIKGKFVKIKYCMQLPTPTPQFAFFCNLPQYVRDPYKRFLENKLRDLYDFSGVPITIYFRQK